The Agarilytica rhodophyticola genome has a window encoding:
- a CDS encoding M48 family metallopeptidase, with amino-acid sequence MKEYACQAFHSSLDNGRSSGRLVVSARELDFIIAGQHIRCSSHDINVHMGGASNRLVFFTHPSYPEWNFYTSDRQILHDPSLKAIPSVESLLSKARAKRASGWALLAMVAAIIVAVPLFLLFRMDLVTGAIAPEVPVSWEQSLGESALAQYRIGAQFMEDVKAEEALAPLVSPLIEALPDSRYSYQFSIVNDSAVNAFALPGGKIVIHSSLILKAQSAEELLGVLAHEIMHVEQQHGIRNVMGAAGIYILISGMLGDVSGVLAVLSSAAPLLLNQSYSRRYEQQADSKGLELLVSAGIDPRGLVDFFAKLKSQEAEQLASIEDEQAKAVIEQAMAYLSTHPATDSRIAHLNELIAQYQNEFVSAELSQSFKALQSRVRAFVESVPADSTPSENKKNEK; translated from the coding sequence ATGAAAGAATATGCGTGTCAGGCGTTTCATAGTAGCCTCGACAATGGTCGTAGTTCCGGTCGGCTAGTCGTCAGTGCGCGTGAACTGGATTTCATTATTGCCGGCCAGCATATTCGTTGTTCTTCTCACGATATCAATGTCCATATGGGAGGAGCGAGTAACCGCCTTGTCTTTTTTACTCACCCAAGTTATCCCGAATGGAATTTTTATACTAGCGATCGTCAAATTCTACATGACCCTTCCCTCAAGGCTATTCCCTCTGTTGAAAGCCTACTTAGCAAAGCTAGAGCTAAGAGGGCTTCAGGTTGGGCATTACTGGCCATGGTTGCTGCTATTATAGTTGCAGTGCCCTTATTTTTACTTTTTCGGATGGATTTAGTTACTGGCGCGATAGCTCCTGAGGTTCCGGTAAGCTGGGAGCAGTCTTTAGGCGAGAGTGCTCTTGCGCAATATCGTATTGGCGCTCAGTTCATGGAGGATGTGAAGGCTGAAGAAGCATTGGCGCCTTTAGTGTCGCCGTTAATAGAAGCGCTACCAGACAGTCGTTACTCTTACCAATTCTCGATTGTTAATGATTCGGCCGTCAATGCTTTTGCTCTGCCTGGGGGCAAGATAGTGATTCATTCATCGCTTATTCTCAAAGCACAAAGTGCAGAAGAGTTATTGGGTGTGTTGGCGCATGAAATCATGCATGTCGAACAGCAGCATGGCATTAGAAATGTTATGGGAGCCGCAGGTATTTATATTTTAATTAGTGGTATGTTAGGCGATGTCAGTGGTGTACTAGCTGTGTTAAGTAGTGCTGCTCCTTTATTATTAAACCAAAGCTATTCTCGTCGCTACGAACAACAAGCGGATAGTAAAGGACTAGAACTATTAGTGTCGGCCGGCATTGACCCCCGTGGTTTGGTGGATTTTTTTGCTAAATTGAAATCGCAAGAGGCAGAGCAATTAGCAAGTATTGAAGATGAGCAGGCTAAGGCAGTGATTGAACAGGCTATGGCATATTTGTCCACACATCCTGCCACCGATAGTCGTATCGCCCACTTGAACGAACTTATTGCTCAGTACCAAAATGAGTTCGTATCTGCAGAATTGTCGCAGTCATTCAAAGCGTTACAAAGTCGTGTGAGAGCATTTGTTGAGTCGGTACCTGCCGACTCAACACCAAGTGAGAATAAAAAAAATGAAAAGTGA
- a CDS encoding TIGR00266 family protein, with the protein MKSDIKGGQAFSYVDITLDPGDSIVSESDAMSSMDPALDLTASFNGGFIKGLLRKFLGNESLFISRFSNNGNKPCKLVLAPANPGEIKSIELNNEAFNLQPGAFIACTEGVTLGLQWAGFVSWIAREGLFRLHMSGSGKVFYGAYGALLEKDIDGEFIVDTGHLVAYEPGIKLKLQLAGGIFSSFFGGEGLVTRVEGKGKIILQSRSISGLAAWLNPKL; encoded by the coding sequence ATGAAAAGTGATATCAAAGGCGGCCAAGCGTTCTCTTATGTCGACATTACCCTTGATCCGGGTGACAGTATTGTCAGCGAATCGGATGCAATGTCGAGTATGGATCCTGCGCTAGATTTAACGGCGTCTTTTAATGGGGGCTTTATTAAAGGCCTGTTGCGAAAATTTCTAGGTAATGAATCCCTGTTCATTAGCCGCTTTAGTAACAACGGGAATAAGCCATGTAAATTGGTACTGGCCCCCGCTAATCCCGGTGAAATTAAAAGTATTGAGTTAAATAACGAAGCTTTTAATCTGCAACCAGGCGCTTTTATTGCCTGTACAGAAGGGGTTACGTTGGGGTTGCAGTGGGCAGGCTTTGTCTCTTGGATTGCCAGAGAGGGTCTTTTCCGCTTGCATATGAGCGGTAGCGGTAAGGTTTTTTATGGGGCTTATGGAGCCTTGCTTGAGAAAGATATCGATGGAGAGTTTATTGTTGATACTGGACACCTTGTCGCTTATGAGCCGGGCATTAAACTTAAGCTGCAGTTAGCCGGAGGAATTTTTTCTAGTTTCTTTGGTGGTGAAGGTCTGGTCACGCGAGTAGAAGGAAAGGGTAAGATTATTTTGCAATCACGAAGTATTTCTGGGCTTGCTGCTTGGTTAAACCCCAAACTATAA
- a CDS encoding TIGR00266 family protein, whose translation MDIELIHQPGNTAARVSLQKGEALTAESGAMIAMSGHMKITTSTHKKKSGSLFKAAKRLIAGESIFLNHFEPGESHGEVILGTNLAGDMMKMTLDQENLIVQGGSFLACTEGVDIDLGWQGFKSILSGESVFWVNLKGSGQIIVSSFGAIYPIEVDGEYIVDTGHIVAFNETLDFSITKAGKSWLHSFLGGEGLVCKFNGRGTVWCQSHNPRSFGSLLSPNLRARRA comes from the coding sequence ATGGACATAGAATTGATTCATCAGCCGGGCAACACCGCAGCCAGGGTGAGTTTACAAAAAGGGGAAGCACTTACTGCGGAATCTGGCGCTATGATTGCCATGAGTGGGCATATGAAGATTACTACTTCTACTCACAAAAAAAAGTCTGGCAGTTTATTTAAAGCAGCCAAGCGCTTGATCGCTGGAGAATCAATATTCCTCAATCATTTTGAGCCCGGCGAGAGCCATGGTGAAGTGATACTAGGAACTAACCTAGCCGGTGATATGATGAAGATGACACTTGATCAGGAAAATCTGATCGTACAAGGGGGATCCTTTCTTGCCTGCACAGAAGGTGTCGATATTGACCTGGGTTGGCAGGGCTTTAAATCTATCCTGTCCGGAGAGAGTGTTTTTTGGGTGAACCTAAAAGGAAGTGGCCAGATTATCGTGTCGTCTTTTGGCGCTATTTATCCTATCGAAGTTGACGGTGAATATATTGTCGATACTGGACATATTGTCGCATTTAATGAAACTCTAGATTTTTCTATCACTAAGGCTGGTAAGAGCTGGCTACATTCCTTTTTGGGGGGTGAAGGTCTGGTATGTAAATTTAATGGCCGTGGTACGGTGTGGTGTCAATCTCATAATCCAAGAAGCTTTGGTTCGCTATTGTCACCAAATCTTCGCGCGAGACGTGCATAA
- a CDS encoding TIGR00266 family protein encodes MSEKKYNILLTGELREGVGHETAINAFATMFKISNDKVVSIIKQAPLVIKENLDEASAKKYAAAFKKIGFDFEVTPMEVVLPDTVKIEAVYESTAVNPIIDPEKYLGFPYTIEGRPDYSYLTVKIPANQMLKVEASSMATMDTHVKMKTRVKGGLGRFLTGESIFINEFTAENAPGEIGIAPATPGDLYHQYLDGDTIYLQNSAFVASTRGVTVESKWQGMVKGFFSGEKLFLIRCSGVGDLWFNTYGAMIEIDVNDDYVVDTGNIVAFTEGLEYKITKVGGYKSLFFSGEGFVCRFSGKGKVWIQTRSAAGFASWAQYFRPAK; translated from the coding sequence ATGTCGGAAAAAAAATATAACATTTTGCTTACCGGAGAATTGCGTGAAGGGGTTGGGCATGAAACCGCTATCAATGCTTTTGCAACAATGTTCAAAATAAGTAATGACAAAGTCGTATCTATCATTAAGCAAGCACCACTTGTTATTAAAGAAAATCTAGATGAAGCTAGCGCTAAGAAATATGCTGCGGCTTTCAAAAAAATAGGCTTTGATTTTGAAGTAACTCCGATGGAGGTAGTATTACCTGATACGGTAAAAATTGAGGCCGTTTACGAGTCTACAGCGGTTAACCCTATTATTGATCCTGAGAAATACTTAGGGTTTCCTTATACTATTGAAGGTCGCCCTGACTACAGCTACCTGACAGTAAAAATACCAGCTAATCAGATGCTTAAAGTAGAAGCTTCTTCAATGGCGACCATGGATACTCATGTAAAAATGAAAACCCGAGTAAAAGGTGGGCTGGGGCGATTTTTAACGGGCGAAAGTATATTTATTAATGAATTTACGGCCGAGAATGCTCCGGGTGAAATTGGTATTGCGCCTGCGACACCTGGTGATTTATATCACCAGTATCTCGATGGTGATACTATCTATTTACAAAACTCAGCATTTGTTGCTTCGACACGAGGTGTTACTGTCGAGTCTAAATGGCAGGGAATGGTGAAAGGGTTCTTCTCCGGAGAAAAACTATTTCTAATTCGTTGCAGTGGTGTTGGCGACCTATGGTTTAATACTTATGGTGCAATGATAGAAATTGACGTTAATGATGACTATGTTGTCGATACCGGAAATATTGTTGCTTTTACTGAAGGCTTGGAATATAAAATTACCAAAGTTGGTGGTTATAAATCTTTATTTTTTTCCGGTGAAGGTTTTGTATGTCGCTTTAGTGGGAAAGGTAAAGTATGGATACAAACCCGCAGTGCCGCCGGGTTTGCATCTTGGGCGCAGTATTTTAGGCCAGCTAAATAA
- a CDS encoding YkgJ family cysteine cluster protein — protein sequence MHEFQCRKHCGACCIAPSIKHPFFGMPHGKPAGVMCSNLDKNSMQCTIWNTSHYPNVCKQFAPDIDICGKNRDQALEIISTLELDTIPSSSSKTKNK from the coding sequence ATGCATGAGTTCCAATGTCGAAAACACTGTGGCGCGTGTTGTATAGCGCCTTCGATAAAGCATCCATTCTTCGGCATGCCTCATGGTAAACCTGCGGGTGTCATGTGTTCAAATTTAGATAAAAATTCTATGCAATGCACTATTTGGAACACCAGTCATTATCCGAATGTGTGTAAGCAATTTGCCCCTGACATAGACATATGTGGCAAAAATAGGGATCAGGCATTGGAAATTATTTCTACTTTAGAACTAGATACTATTCCCAGCTCATCGTCTAAAACGAAAAATAAATAA
- a CDS encoding class I SAM-dependent methyltransferase yields MPLTQELCDLLICPANNTPLVLKENVLSSGDDKSHYPIINGVPWLLPNPQNSLTDWGIKLNHFNQVLLSEIQNLEKEAARAEGATLDRIKRLLVGKQAFIRRVSELLLPVVASKSGKKNIYDALNDRAPTTQNLLSYEANLYRDWVWGEEENSITADIVCSQIQGLDANKIVVLGAGAGRLALDVHKTCKSKMTVATDINPLLVMAAEYLLQDQSFSLYEFPLQPKKTEFVAIEHQIKGEVKPEGFHFIFSDATKPCFKHGAFDTVLTPWFIDIQPLEFGRFLRQLNQYIPVGGYWVNFGSLVFNQRRDALCYSIEEVVELANVHGFEIENIEEHNIPYLKSPYNAGHRIEHVWSWRAKKITDVNTVKTTQNLPLWLLDEKQPIPQAQYFQQFSFTHRIYAQLSAEVDGRTSINKIARKLAKQNKIDETEALNLTKKLFQDIYRQNN; encoded by the coding sequence ATGCCTTTGACACAAGAACTTTGTGATTTGCTCATTTGCCCTGCAAATAACACCCCTCTAGTTTTAAAAGAAAATGTATTGTCTTCAGGCGATGATAAAAGTCATTACCCTATTATTAATGGTGTACCGTGGTTACTACCTAACCCACAAAATTCCCTCACTGACTGGGGAATTAAACTCAATCACTTCAATCAAGTTTTGTTGAGTGAAATTCAAAATCTTGAAAAAGAAGCTGCACGAGCAGAGGGCGCAACTTTAGATAGGATCAAGCGCTTACTCGTAGGAAAGCAAGCATTTATTCGTCGAGTATCGGAACTTCTACTGCCCGTTGTAGCAAGTAAGAGTGGAAAAAAGAATATATATGATGCTCTGAATGATCGAGCTCCGACTACACAAAACTTACTTAGTTACGAAGCTAACCTATATCGAGACTGGGTATGGGGAGAAGAAGAAAACAGTATTACAGCTGATATTGTATGCTCACAAATACAAGGGCTTGATGCTAATAAAATCGTTGTACTAGGTGCTGGTGCCGGTCGTTTAGCTCTAGATGTTCATAAGACGTGTAAGTCTAAAATGACTGTGGCTACAGACATCAATCCCTTATTGGTTATGGCGGCTGAATATTTATTACAAGATCAGTCTTTCTCATTATACGAGTTTCCACTACAACCGAAAAAAACTGAATTTGTTGCTATCGAGCACCAGATTAAAGGCGAAGTAAAGCCTGAAGGATTCCATTTTATTTTTAGTGATGCAACAAAACCCTGTTTTAAACATGGTGCCTTCGATACCGTGCTAACCCCGTGGTTTATCGATATTCAACCTTTAGAGTTTGGCCGGTTTTTACGGCAGCTAAATCAATATATTCCCGTTGGCGGTTATTGGGTTAATTTTGGTAGCCTGGTCTTCAATCAGCGTAGAGATGCGTTATGTTATAGTATAGAGGAGGTGGTTGAGCTAGCGAATGTCCACGGGTTCGAAATTGAAAACATCGAAGAACATAATATTCCCTATCTAAAATCCCCTTACAATGCAGGGCATCGCATCGAGCATGTATGGAGCTGGCGAGCAAAAAAAATTACCGATGTAAATACTGTGAAAACTACGCAAAACTTACCCCTTTGGTTACTAGATGAGAAACAACCCATTCCTCAGGCACAGTATTTCCAGCAATTTTCATTTACTCACCGTATTTATGCTCAGCTAAGTGCCGAAGTAGACGGTAGAACCTCTATAAATAAAATTGCACGCAAGCTCGCCAAACAAAATAAAATAGATGAGACAGAAGCTCTTAACTTAACAAAAAAATTGTTTCAAGATATCTATCGCCAAAACAATTAA
- a CDS encoding DMT family transporter — protein MTFRSHLVIVHITVFILGMTGLFAKFIPVSPWTIIAGRSFFTVLSLGLVLLVLRKSFGFGSFRNACILGLSGCVLALHWYTFFHSIQLSSVAIGVIGFSTYPIFVTFIEPLIFKERLKWQDVLSGCLVFLGLLFVVPEFSFSNTDTIALGWSVLAGFTAAMFTMINRKLTRNNYFVTITFYQHIVALLCTLPLVWSFSLWPNVGQLFLLLILGVIFTALPQALLNKSLEVVKAQLISVLIGLEPIYSIIFAVILLNEIPSISTVFGGAIILFAVIFATISHKSY, from the coding sequence ATGACATTTCGCTCGCACCTTGTTATCGTTCATATCACAGTCTTTATACTTGGCATGACAGGGTTATTTGCTAAATTTATTCCAGTCAGTCCCTGGACGATTATTGCTGGGCGTTCTTTTTTCACTGTCCTTTCCCTAGGTTTGGTTTTATTGGTATTGAGGAAAAGCTTTGGCTTTGGTAGCTTTCGCAATGCTTGCATTTTAGGTCTTTCTGGATGTGTACTTGCGCTGCATTGGTATACATTTTTCCACTCGATTCAGTTATCTTCAGTTGCCATTGGTGTAATCGGCTTTTCTACTTATCCAATCTTCGTAACGTTCATCGAACCTCTCATATTTAAAGAACGTTTAAAATGGCAAGATGTACTAAGTGGATGTTTAGTATTCTTAGGTTTGTTATTTGTTGTTCCTGAATTCAGTTTCTCGAATACCGATACAATTGCTCTTGGTTGGTCTGTGCTCGCAGGTTTTACGGCAGCTATGTTTACCATGATTAATCGTAAACTAACGAGAAATAATTACTTTGTCACTATTACTTTTTACCAACACATTGTTGCATTACTATGTACGTTACCTTTGGTCTGGAGTTTTTCTCTATGGCCGAACGTTGGTCAATTATTTCTTCTTTTAATATTAGGTGTTATATTTACAGCTCTTCCCCAGGCATTACTCAATAAAAGCTTAGAAGTAGTTAAGGCCCAATTGATAAGTGTTTTGATAGGATTGGAACCCATTTATTCCATTATATTTGCTGTTATTTTATTGAATGAAATTCCTTCTATTAGTACCGTTTTTGGTGGTGCTATTATATTGTTTGCTGTTATTTTTGCCACTATATCCCATAAATCTTATTAA
- a CDS encoding tRNA-dependent cyclodipeptide synthase codes for MKNQIIIPLNQSNNARYKAEVRTCVPAEARADISTYKSCFVGISLENPSFIGSKLASIVDWISNRFSDCTFLLGDNVHRLTLQIRKDLGAEDSLNHALGLGDYYLRTHQHILKNTKTGKPFKVIRGAEIYDNCSVIKYHEALQTLFKEQESFREAVRGFARQFILRAESFDILATENAVNLSCRYVLEELAETCYMISLGHNTLVYPGSLAIFEQISEGCFVGLPKELDKLVNIGLRLKRRGKKPVAQPLSAS; via the coding sequence ATGAAAAATCAAATTATTATCCCACTTAATCAATCAAATAATGCTCGTTATAAAGCTGAGGTTCGCACATGTGTTCCTGCTGAAGCGAGAGCCGATATTAGTACTTATAAAAGTTGCTTTGTGGGTATTAGTCTGGAAAACCCCAGCTTTATAGGTAGCAAGCTGGCCTCTATTGTCGATTGGATTTCAAATCGTTTTTCGGATTGTACCTTCTTGCTAGGCGATAATGTGCATCGACTTACTCTGCAAATTAGAAAAGATCTAGGAGCAGAAGATAGTTTAAATCATGCACTAGGATTGGGAGATTATTATTTAAGAACGCACCAACATATACTCAAAAATACGAAAACTGGAAAGCCTTTCAAAGTTATTCGGGGAGCAGAAATTTATGATAATTGCAGTGTTATAAAATATCATGAAGCATTACAAACTCTATTCAAGGAGCAGGAATCATTTCGAGAAGCTGTTAGAGGATTTGCGCGACAGTTTATTTTGCGAGCAGAGAGTTTCGATATTTTGGCAACGGAGAATGCTGTTAACTTGTCCTGTCGTTATGTTCTCGAAGAGCTCGCCGAGACTTGTTACATGATTTCCCTTGGTCATAATACTTTAGTCTACCCTGGTTCATTAGCGATTTTTGAACAAATCTCTGAAGGTTGTTTTGTTGGACTCCCTAAAGAACTGGATAAGCTCGTGAATATTGGTCTTCGATTAAAAAGACGTGGGAAAAAACCAGTGGCTCAGCCACTTTCTGCATCGTAA